In Vigna angularis cultivar LongXiaoDou No.4 chromosome 8, ASM1680809v1, whole genome shotgun sequence, the DNA window ATGAAAGCAAGGCCCGAACGTGTGCTGTTCTCCATTtgccaaataaaataaaatcccaCTTCGGGCGGCTGGTGCTTCCCAGCTGTCATTGGTCCCCCCATCTTCTTTTGACTCCAAAACATGTGCTTGCTGAATTCTTTTTTCCAAAAAGACTTTTCCATGGGCCCTAGGCCATGTAACCGTGAGCTCCACTTCATTTCCACGTGGCTCCTCACTTAGGTTCTTATAATGACTCGCTATTAAAAACAGTTTAAAATTTGTAACACCCTCCTCACGCACACACGCATTGTCCAAAGCATTGAATTGAATCTTTTGTGATacgaaatgaaaatattattacaaaatagaAAGTAACCTGGAAAGATCATTGTCTTTGTCTTGGATGCAAAGTATGAGTTGAAGATTGTTCCAGGGACATGACGCTTCGGAGCAATATCAGAACGGTGCCGCTTGGAAGAAGTTTGAGGTTCCGCATCAAATCTTTGTTTTCGCTTCTGATTTTGCCAAAGGCTTCCGAATTGGTATGGTAATAAACCATAAAAGCTATTCTGCGATCAAACTTGGTGTCAAAAAGGCTTTGGTAATCAACAACTGGGAAATGGCAAAGGAATGCTTCACCACAAACGACATAGTCGTTTCCTCTCGCCCCAAGCTTGTTGCCGTTGAACACATGAGCTACAACCAAGCCATGTTCCGCTTAGGACCATGTGGTCCCTATTGGCAAAAGGCAAGAAAGATGACAATTTCAGAGATTCTCTCCTCTCACCGAGTGAAGCAGCTACGTCATATTTTTGAATCAGGTTCGATCAAGGAACTCTTTACCTTTTGGTGTAGCAACAAGAACGAGTGTGGCTATGCCTTGGTGGAGTTGAAGCAATGGTTTTCTCATTTGATATTCAACATTGTTCTTCAAATGGTTTTGGGAAAGCGATATTTTAGTTTAGGAACCGTGGATGATGAGAAGGCAGGGAGATGTGTGAAGGCTGTGAAGGAGTTCATGCGTCTTTTCGGGGTGTTCACAGTGGGAGATGCTGTTCCTTGGTTGAGATGGTTTGATTTTGGAGGCCATGAGAAGGCCATGAAAGAAACTGCCAAGGAAATGGATAGTCTTGTAAGTGAGTGGTTAGAGGAGCATAGACAAAACAAGGCTTTGGGTGGAAAGGTTGATGGAGTTCAAGATTTCATGGACGTCATGATTTCAATGCTTGATGGACAAACAAGTAATGGGTTCGATGCAGATACCATGACCAAATCCACTGTACTGGTATGTGTATATGTTCAAACACGACTTTCGATTCTCtgttgtatttctttttttataaattgctcctcatacatttttatattgCATATTTGTTTTTGCAGTCAATAATTTTAGCAGCAACTGACACAATCAGTACCACTCTTACCTGGGCAATGTGTTTAATATTAAGAAATCCTAATGTATTggaaaaaattaaagaagagcTTCACATAGTTGGTAAAGAGAAATGGCTAAGTGAGAATGACATTACTAAGTTAATATACCTTCAAGCTACAGTCAAAGAAACGTTAAGACTGTACCCTCCAGCTCCTCTCTCTGCACCTCATGAATTCACAGAGGATTGTACTATAAATGGATACAATGTCACAAAGGGAACCCGTCTGATTACAAATCTTTGGAAAATCCACACAGATGAATATGTTTGGTCAGACCCATTAGAGTTTAAACCAGAAAAGTTTCTCACAACACATAAAGATATTGACTTGAGGGGTCATCATTTTGAGTTGTTACCATTTGGAGCAGGTAGAAGGATTTGTCCTGGAATATCTTTCAGCCTTCAAGTTGTT includes these proteins:
- the LOC108319341 gene encoding cytochrome P450 82A4 translates to MVINHKSYSAIKLGVKKALVINNWEMAKECFTTNDIVVSSRPKLVAVEHMSYNQAMFRLGPCGPYWQKARKMTISEILSSHRVKQLRHIFESGSIKELFTFWCSNKNECGYALVELKQWFSHLIFNIVLQMVLGKRYFSLGTVDDEKAGRCVKAVKEFMRLFGVFTVGDAVPWLRWFDFGGHEKAMKETAKEMDSLVSEWLEEHRQNKALGGKVDGVQDFMDVMISMLDGQTSNGFDADTMTKSTVLSIILAATDTISTTLTWAMCLILRNPNVLEKIKEELHIVGKEKWLSENDITKLIYLQATVKETLRLYPPAPLSAPHEFTEDCTINGYNVTKGTRLITNLWKIHTDEYVWSDPLEFKPEKFLTTHKDIDLRGHHFELLPFGAGRRICPGISFSLQVVHLTLASFLHYFEIINPSTEPPDMSETFGLTNTKTTPLDVVFKPCLSPNCYESNEEVFT